From Paralcaligenes sp. KSB-10:
CTCTATATCTCTTTTAATAATATATTAATAACTAGATAATCTAAATAGGTAAAATCCCCGAAAACGGGAAAACGCGACTGCATGCGTGGATGGCTCTGGCCGCAACGCTATGCCAATCAAAGTGAGGCCGCTAAAGATATCGCTCGGTATATCCATCTGTTCTATAACCCCATTCGTATGCATTCCACATTGGGTTACTTGGCGCCCGATGTTTATGAGAAAGTAGAAGCCAGAAAAACTCGCCTGAAACTGTCCACTAAAACTTGACCACTACAGACAGCCGCTCCCTTGAATCCCGATCCAGGCGCCGGCCGCGGCGGACTCAAGCTCGCTCACCCC
This genomic window contains:
- a CDS encoding IS3 family transposase — its product is MRGWLWPQRYANQSEAAKDIARYIHLFYNPIRMHSTLGYLAPDVYEKVEARKTRLKLSTKT